A single Venturia canescens isolate UGA chromosome 1, ASM1945775v1, whole genome shotgun sequence DNA region contains:
- the Eip63E gene encoding cyclin-dependent kinase 14 isoform X2: MAGNVFLCFKKSVDESFVPSLSQVFLRYILSSDFVNSLNPVVLRALVSVTRILRTVTMRDKKGGALSRVQKLKKRLSHSFGRLSISKEEADDVTNRGPLPYNGYSEEFLDRLEPNGNIPTDKDRRYEWTGVGDHDRVHRQLSVSSDSKLLDEDIREEARVILRPRRPPRPKSEVFLGPDPPPRRTKRFSAFGGDSPFGKSEAYIKLEQLGEGSYATVFKGFSHLTNQVVALKEIRLQEEEGAPFTAIREASLLKELKHNNIVTLHDIIHTRETLTFVFEYVHTDLSQYMEKYGSGGGLDPRNVKLFLFQLLRGLAYCHRRRVLHRDVKPQNLLISEIGELKLADFGLARAKSVPSHTYSHEVVTLWYRPPDVLLGSTEYSGSLDMWGVGCIFVEMLTGVATFPGVRCTYDQLDKIFKILGTPTEETWSGVTHLPGYSPHRLAFYPIRKLGLSFPRLYDVAEGDSMASSLLQLNPDERISAEAALRHPYFASLPRKLYELPDEVSIFSVEGCHLFTESRQTYADSRHSTLKT, from the exons ATGGCAGGCAATGTGTTTTTGTGCTTTAAAAAGAGTGTGGACGAGAGTTTCGTTCCGAGTTTATCCCAAGTTTTTCTCAGATACATTTTATCCTCCGACTTCGTAAATTCTTTGAATCCGGTCGTCCTTCGAGCGCTCGTTTCCGTGACAAGAATCCTCA GAACCGTAACGATGAGGGACAAGAAAGGAGGGGCGCTCAGTCGAGtgcaaaaactgaaaaaacgacTGAGCCACAGCTTCGGTAGACTTT CGATATCGAAAGAAGAGGCTGACGACGTTACGAACCGAGGACCTTTGCCGTACAATGGCTATTCCGAGGAGTTCCTAGACCGTTTGGAACCAAACGGCAATATACCTACGGATAAAGATCGTCGATACG AATGGACAGGTGTCGGGGATCACGATAGAGTCCATCGTCAGCTCTCCGTATCGAGCGACTCGAAACTCCTCGATGAAGACATAAGGGAAGAGGCTCGAGTTATTTTGCGGCCACGACGTCCTCCACGACCAAAATCCGAGGTTTTTCTCGGTCCCGATCCACCACCCCGGAGAACAAAGAGATTTTCTGCGTTTGGG GGTGACTCGCCGTTCGGTAAATCCGAGGCTTACATAAAGCTGGAACAATTAGGGGAGGGCTCATACGCCACAGTGTTCAAGGGTTTCAGTCATTTGACCAATCAAGTTGTGGCTTTGAAGGAAATCAGACTCCAAGAGGAAGAGGGAGCACCGTTTACTGCCATACGCGAAGCCAGTCTTCTTAAGGAACTCAAACACAACAACATCGTGACGCTTCACGACATCATTCACACGCGCGAAACTCTCACGTTTGTGTTTGAGTATGTTCACACCGATCTTTCACAGTATATGGAAAAGTATGGCAGCGGCGGTGGTCTTGATCCACGGAACGTCAAGCTCTTCCTCTTTCAACTTTTACGAGGTCTCGCGTATTGTCACCGAAG GAGAGTGCTTCACCGTGACGTAAAACCTCAAAATCTTTTGATAAGTGAGATCGGTGAATTGAAGCTCGCTGATTTTGGTTTAGCGAGAGCAAAATCGGTGCCGTCGCATACGTATTCACACGAAGTTGTGACACTCTGGTACAGGCCACCGGACGTTCTCCTAGGTTCGACGGAATATTCGGGCTCGTTGGATATGTGGGGTGTAGGTTGTATATTTGTCGAGATGTTAACCGGCGTTGCGACGTTTCCCGGCGTACGTTGTACGTACGATCAGCTCGACAAGATATTCAAAATACTCGGAACACCGACCGAGGAAACTTGGTCGGGAGTAACTCATTTACCGGGTTACAGTCCCCACAGACTAGCATTTTATCCAATACGAAAACTCGGTCTCTCGTTTCCGAGGCTTTACGACGTCGCCGAGGGTGATAGCATGGCTTCCTCGTTGCTACAGCTCAATCCGGATGAACGGATAAGCGCCGAAGCGGCACTTCGGCATCCGTATTTTGCCTCGTTACCAAGAAAATTATACGAACTGCCTGATG AGGTGTCGATATTCAGCGTCGAAGGTTGTCATCTGTTCACGGAATCACGACAGACGTATGCGGACTCTCGTCACTCGACTCTCAAGACATGA
- the Eip63E gene encoding cyclin-dependent kinase 14 isoform X4, with the protein MFRSVSFVKLGTVTMRDKKGGALSRVQKLKKRLSHSFGRLSISKEEADDVTNRGPLPYNGYSEEFLDRLEPNGNIPTDKDRRYEWTGVGDHDRVHRQLSVSSDSKLLDEDIREEARVILRPRRPPRPKSEVFLGPDPPPRRTKRFSAFGGDSPFGKSEAYIKLEQLGEGSYATVFKGFSHLTNQVVALKEIRLQEEEGAPFTAIREASLLKELKHNNIVTLHDIIHTRETLTFVFEYVHTDLSQYMEKYGSGGGLDPRNVKLFLFQLLRGLAYCHRRRVLHRDVKPQNLLISEIGELKLADFGLARAKSVPSHTYSHEVVTLWYRPPDVLLGSTEYSGSLDMWGVGCIFVEMLTGVATFPGVRCTYDQLDKIFKILGTPTEETWSGVTHLPGYSPHRLAFYPIRKLGLSFPRLYDVAEGDSMASSLLQLNPDERISAEAALRHPYFASLPRKLYELPDEVSIFSVEGCHLFTESRQTYADSRHSTLKT; encoded by the exons ATGTTCCGCAGTGTCAGTTTTGTAAAACTCG GAACCGTAACGATGAGGGACAAGAAAGGAGGGGCGCTCAGTCGAGtgcaaaaactgaaaaaacgacTGAGCCACAGCTTCGGTAGACTTT CGATATCGAAAGAAGAGGCTGACGACGTTACGAACCGAGGACCTTTGCCGTACAATGGCTATTCCGAGGAGTTCCTAGACCGTTTGGAACCAAACGGCAATATACCTACGGATAAAGATCGTCGATACG AATGGACAGGTGTCGGGGATCACGATAGAGTCCATCGTCAGCTCTCCGTATCGAGCGACTCGAAACTCCTCGATGAAGACATAAGGGAAGAGGCTCGAGTTATTTTGCGGCCACGACGTCCTCCACGACCAAAATCCGAGGTTTTTCTCGGTCCCGATCCACCACCCCGGAGAACAAAGAGATTTTCTGCGTTTGGG GGTGACTCGCCGTTCGGTAAATCCGAGGCTTACATAAAGCTGGAACAATTAGGGGAGGGCTCATACGCCACAGTGTTCAAGGGTTTCAGTCATTTGACCAATCAAGTTGTGGCTTTGAAGGAAATCAGACTCCAAGAGGAAGAGGGAGCACCGTTTACTGCCATACGCGAAGCCAGTCTTCTTAAGGAACTCAAACACAACAACATCGTGACGCTTCACGACATCATTCACACGCGCGAAACTCTCACGTTTGTGTTTGAGTATGTTCACACCGATCTTTCACAGTATATGGAAAAGTATGGCAGCGGCGGTGGTCTTGATCCACGGAACGTCAAGCTCTTCCTCTTTCAACTTTTACGAGGTCTCGCGTATTGTCACCGAAG GAGAGTGCTTCACCGTGACGTAAAACCTCAAAATCTTTTGATAAGTGAGATCGGTGAATTGAAGCTCGCTGATTTTGGTTTAGCGAGAGCAAAATCGGTGCCGTCGCATACGTATTCACACGAAGTTGTGACACTCTGGTACAGGCCACCGGACGTTCTCCTAGGTTCGACGGAATATTCGGGCTCGTTGGATATGTGGGGTGTAGGTTGTATATTTGTCGAGATGTTAACCGGCGTTGCGACGTTTCCCGGCGTACGTTGTACGTACGATCAGCTCGACAAGATATTCAAAATACTCGGAACACCGACCGAGGAAACTTGGTCGGGAGTAACTCATTTACCGGGTTACAGTCCCCACAGACTAGCATTTTATCCAATACGAAAACTCGGTCTCTCGTTTCCGAGGCTTTACGACGTCGCCGAGGGTGATAGCATGGCTTCCTCGTTGCTACAGCTCAATCCGGATGAACGGATAAGCGCCGAAGCGGCACTTCGGCATCCGTATTTTGCCTCGTTACCAAGAAAATTATACGAACTGCCTGATG AGGTGTCGATATTCAGCGTCGAAGGTTGTCATCTGTTCACGGAATCACGACAGACGTATGCGGACTCTCGTCACTCGACTCTCAAGACATGA
- the Eip63E gene encoding cyclin-dependent kinase 14 isoform X3: MYCQDKGSAASKSKEGTVTMRDKKGGALSRVQKLKKRLSHSFGRLSISKEEADDVTNRGPLPYNGYSEEFLDRLEPNGNIPTDKDRRYEWTGVGDHDRVHRQLSVSSDSKLLDEDIREEARVILRPRRPPRPKSEVFLGPDPPPRRTKRFSAFGGDSPFGKSEAYIKLEQLGEGSYATVFKGFSHLTNQVVALKEIRLQEEEGAPFTAIREASLLKELKHNNIVTLHDIIHTRETLTFVFEYVHTDLSQYMEKYGSGGGLDPRNVKLFLFQLLRGLAYCHRRRVLHRDVKPQNLLISEIGELKLADFGLARAKSVPSHTYSHEVVTLWYRPPDVLLGSTEYSGSLDMWGVGCIFVEMLTGVATFPGVRCTYDQLDKIFKILGTPTEETWSGVTHLPGYSPHRLAFYPIRKLGLSFPRLYDVAEGDSMASSLLQLNPDERISAEAALRHPYFASLPRKLYELPDEVSIFSVEGCHLFTESRQTYADSRHSTLKT; this comes from the exons ATGTACTGTCAGGACAAGGGCTCGGCAGCCTCGAAGAGCAAAGAGG GAACCGTAACGATGAGGGACAAGAAAGGAGGGGCGCTCAGTCGAGtgcaaaaactgaaaaaacgacTGAGCCACAGCTTCGGTAGACTTT CGATATCGAAAGAAGAGGCTGACGACGTTACGAACCGAGGACCTTTGCCGTACAATGGCTATTCCGAGGAGTTCCTAGACCGTTTGGAACCAAACGGCAATATACCTACGGATAAAGATCGTCGATACG AATGGACAGGTGTCGGGGATCACGATAGAGTCCATCGTCAGCTCTCCGTATCGAGCGACTCGAAACTCCTCGATGAAGACATAAGGGAAGAGGCTCGAGTTATTTTGCGGCCACGACGTCCTCCACGACCAAAATCCGAGGTTTTTCTCGGTCCCGATCCACCACCCCGGAGAACAAAGAGATTTTCTGCGTTTGGG GGTGACTCGCCGTTCGGTAAATCCGAGGCTTACATAAAGCTGGAACAATTAGGGGAGGGCTCATACGCCACAGTGTTCAAGGGTTTCAGTCATTTGACCAATCAAGTTGTGGCTTTGAAGGAAATCAGACTCCAAGAGGAAGAGGGAGCACCGTTTACTGCCATACGCGAAGCCAGTCTTCTTAAGGAACTCAAACACAACAACATCGTGACGCTTCACGACATCATTCACACGCGCGAAACTCTCACGTTTGTGTTTGAGTATGTTCACACCGATCTTTCACAGTATATGGAAAAGTATGGCAGCGGCGGTGGTCTTGATCCACGGAACGTCAAGCTCTTCCTCTTTCAACTTTTACGAGGTCTCGCGTATTGTCACCGAAG GAGAGTGCTTCACCGTGACGTAAAACCTCAAAATCTTTTGATAAGTGAGATCGGTGAATTGAAGCTCGCTGATTTTGGTTTAGCGAGAGCAAAATCGGTGCCGTCGCATACGTATTCACACGAAGTTGTGACACTCTGGTACAGGCCACCGGACGTTCTCCTAGGTTCGACGGAATATTCGGGCTCGTTGGATATGTGGGGTGTAGGTTGTATATTTGTCGAGATGTTAACCGGCGTTGCGACGTTTCCCGGCGTACGTTGTACGTACGATCAGCTCGACAAGATATTCAAAATACTCGGAACACCGACCGAGGAAACTTGGTCGGGAGTAACTCATTTACCGGGTTACAGTCCCCACAGACTAGCATTTTATCCAATACGAAAACTCGGTCTCTCGTTTCCGAGGCTTTACGACGTCGCCGAGGGTGATAGCATGGCTTCCTCGTTGCTACAGCTCAATCCGGATGAACGGATAAGCGCCGAAGCGGCACTTCGGCATCCGTATTTTGCCTCGTTACCAAGAAAATTATACGAACTGCCTGATG AGGTGTCGATATTCAGCGTCGAAGGTTGTCATCTGTTCACGGAATCACGACAGACGTATGCGGACTCTCGTCACTCGACTCTCAAGACATGA
- the Eip63E gene encoding cyclin-dependent kinase 14 isoform X5, producing MYTFVTRTVTMRDKKGGALSRVQKLKKRLSHSFGRLSISKEEADDVTNRGPLPYNGYSEEFLDRLEPNGNIPTDKDRRYEWTGVGDHDRVHRQLSVSSDSKLLDEDIREEARVILRPRRPPRPKSEVFLGPDPPPRRTKRFSAFGGDSPFGKSEAYIKLEQLGEGSYATVFKGFSHLTNQVVALKEIRLQEEEGAPFTAIREASLLKELKHNNIVTLHDIIHTRETLTFVFEYVHTDLSQYMEKYGSGGGLDPRNVKLFLFQLLRGLAYCHRRRVLHRDVKPQNLLISEIGELKLADFGLARAKSVPSHTYSHEVVTLWYRPPDVLLGSTEYSGSLDMWGVGCIFVEMLTGVATFPGVRCTYDQLDKIFKILGTPTEETWSGVTHLPGYSPHRLAFYPIRKLGLSFPRLYDVAEGDSMASSLLQLNPDERISAEAALRHPYFASLPRKLYELPDEVSIFSVEGCHLFTESRQTYADSRHSTLKT from the exons ATGTACACTTTTGTTACGA GAACCGTAACGATGAGGGACAAGAAAGGAGGGGCGCTCAGTCGAGtgcaaaaactgaaaaaacgacTGAGCCACAGCTTCGGTAGACTTT CGATATCGAAAGAAGAGGCTGACGACGTTACGAACCGAGGACCTTTGCCGTACAATGGCTATTCCGAGGAGTTCCTAGACCGTTTGGAACCAAACGGCAATATACCTACGGATAAAGATCGTCGATACG AATGGACAGGTGTCGGGGATCACGATAGAGTCCATCGTCAGCTCTCCGTATCGAGCGACTCGAAACTCCTCGATGAAGACATAAGGGAAGAGGCTCGAGTTATTTTGCGGCCACGACGTCCTCCACGACCAAAATCCGAGGTTTTTCTCGGTCCCGATCCACCACCCCGGAGAACAAAGAGATTTTCTGCGTTTGGG GGTGACTCGCCGTTCGGTAAATCCGAGGCTTACATAAAGCTGGAACAATTAGGGGAGGGCTCATACGCCACAGTGTTCAAGGGTTTCAGTCATTTGACCAATCAAGTTGTGGCTTTGAAGGAAATCAGACTCCAAGAGGAAGAGGGAGCACCGTTTACTGCCATACGCGAAGCCAGTCTTCTTAAGGAACTCAAACACAACAACATCGTGACGCTTCACGACATCATTCACACGCGCGAAACTCTCACGTTTGTGTTTGAGTATGTTCACACCGATCTTTCACAGTATATGGAAAAGTATGGCAGCGGCGGTGGTCTTGATCCACGGAACGTCAAGCTCTTCCTCTTTCAACTTTTACGAGGTCTCGCGTATTGTCACCGAAG GAGAGTGCTTCACCGTGACGTAAAACCTCAAAATCTTTTGATAAGTGAGATCGGTGAATTGAAGCTCGCTGATTTTGGTTTAGCGAGAGCAAAATCGGTGCCGTCGCATACGTATTCACACGAAGTTGTGACACTCTGGTACAGGCCACCGGACGTTCTCCTAGGTTCGACGGAATATTCGGGCTCGTTGGATATGTGGGGTGTAGGTTGTATATTTGTCGAGATGTTAACCGGCGTTGCGACGTTTCCCGGCGTACGTTGTACGTACGATCAGCTCGACAAGATATTCAAAATACTCGGAACACCGACCGAGGAAACTTGGTCGGGAGTAACTCATTTACCGGGTTACAGTCCCCACAGACTAGCATTTTATCCAATACGAAAACTCGGTCTCTCGTTTCCGAGGCTTTACGACGTCGCCGAGGGTGATAGCATGGCTTCCTCGTTGCTACAGCTCAATCCGGATGAACGGATAAGCGCCGAAGCGGCACTTCGGCATCCGTATTTTGCCTCGTTACCAAGAAAATTATACGAACTGCCTGATG AGGTGTCGATATTCAGCGTCGAAGGTTGTCATCTGTTCACGGAATCACGACAGACGTATGCGGACTCTCGTCACTCGACTCTCAAGACATGA
- the Eip63E gene encoding cyclin-dependent kinase 14 isoform X6, translating to MRDKKGGALSRVQKLKKRLSHSFGRLSISKEEADDVTNRGPLPYNGYSEEFLDRLEPNGNIPTDKDRRYEWTGVGDHDRVHRQLSVSSDSKLLDEDIREEARVILRPRRPPRPKSEVFLGPDPPPRRTKRFSAFGGDSPFGKSEAYIKLEQLGEGSYATVFKGFSHLTNQVVALKEIRLQEEEGAPFTAIREASLLKELKHNNIVTLHDIIHTRETLTFVFEYVHTDLSQYMEKYGSGGGLDPRNVKLFLFQLLRGLAYCHRRRVLHRDVKPQNLLISEIGELKLADFGLARAKSVPSHTYSHEVVTLWYRPPDVLLGSTEYSGSLDMWGVGCIFVEMLTGVATFPGVRCTYDQLDKIFKILGTPTEETWSGVTHLPGYSPHRLAFYPIRKLGLSFPRLYDVAEGDSMASSLLQLNPDERISAEAALRHPYFASLPRKLYELPDEVSIFSVEGCHLFTESRQTYADSRHSTLKT from the exons ATGAGGGACAAGAAAGGAGGGGCGCTCAGTCGAGtgcaaaaactgaaaaaacgacTGAGCCACAGCTTCGGTAGACTTT CGATATCGAAAGAAGAGGCTGACGACGTTACGAACCGAGGACCTTTGCCGTACAATGGCTATTCCGAGGAGTTCCTAGACCGTTTGGAACCAAACGGCAATATACCTACGGATAAAGATCGTCGATACG AATGGACAGGTGTCGGGGATCACGATAGAGTCCATCGTCAGCTCTCCGTATCGAGCGACTCGAAACTCCTCGATGAAGACATAAGGGAAGAGGCTCGAGTTATTTTGCGGCCACGACGTCCTCCACGACCAAAATCCGAGGTTTTTCTCGGTCCCGATCCACCACCCCGGAGAACAAAGAGATTTTCTGCGTTTGGG GGTGACTCGCCGTTCGGTAAATCCGAGGCTTACATAAAGCTGGAACAATTAGGGGAGGGCTCATACGCCACAGTGTTCAAGGGTTTCAGTCATTTGACCAATCAAGTTGTGGCTTTGAAGGAAATCAGACTCCAAGAGGAAGAGGGAGCACCGTTTACTGCCATACGCGAAGCCAGTCTTCTTAAGGAACTCAAACACAACAACATCGTGACGCTTCACGACATCATTCACACGCGCGAAACTCTCACGTTTGTGTTTGAGTATGTTCACACCGATCTTTCACAGTATATGGAAAAGTATGGCAGCGGCGGTGGTCTTGATCCACGGAACGTCAAGCTCTTCCTCTTTCAACTTTTACGAGGTCTCGCGTATTGTCACCGAAG GAGAGTGCTTCACCGTGACGTAAAACCTCAAAATCTTTTGATAAGTGAGATCGGTGAATTGAAGCTCGCTGATTTTGGTTTAGCGAGAGCAAAATCGGTGCCGTCGCATACGTATTCACACGAAGTTGTGACACTCTGGTACAGGCCACCGGACGTTCTCCTAGGTTCGACGGAATATTCGGGCTCGTTGGATATGTGGGGTGTAGGTTGTATATTTGTCGAGATGTTAACCGGCGTTGCGACGTTTCCCGGCGTACGTTGTACGTACGATCAGCTCGACAAGATATTCAAAATACTCGGAACACCGACCGAGGAAACTTGGTCGGGAGTAACTCATTTACCGGGTTACAGTCCCCACAGACTAGCATTTTATCCAATACGAAAACTCGGTCTCTCGTTTCCGAGGCTTTACGACGTCGCCGAGGGTGATAGCATGGCTTCCTCGTTGCTACAGCTCAATCCGGATGAACGGATAAGCGCCGAAGCGGCACTTCGGCATCCGTATTTTGCCTCGTTACCAAGAAAATTATACGAACTGCCTGATG AGGTGTCGATATTCAGCGTCGAAGGTTGTCATCTGTTCACGGAATCACGACAGACGTATGCGGACTCTCGTCACTCGACTCTCAAGACATGA
- the Eip63E gene encoding cyclin-dependent kinase 14 isoform X1 yields MVCFEGKEKKLSDFCFDEFHLSDFPNPPRSLLEIRSRTRGRIWTVSSVCCLVGERIRTCIYTSIRTVTMRDKKGGALSRVQKLKKRLSHSFGRLSISKEEADDVTNRGPLPYNGYSEEFLDRLEPNGNIPTDKDRRYEWTGVGDHDRVHRQLSVSSDSKLLDEDIREEARVILRPRRPPRPKSEVFLGPDPPPRRTKRFSAFGGDSPFGKSEAYIKLEQLGEGSYATVFKGFSHLTNQVVALKEIRLQEEEGAPFTAIREASLLKELKHNNIVTLHDIIHTRETLTFVFEYVHTDLSQYMEKYGSGGGLDPRNVKLFLFQLLRGLAYCHRRRVLHRDVKPQNLLISEIGELKLADFGLARAKSVPSHTYSHEVVTLWYRPPDVLLGSTEYSGSLDMWGVGCIFVEMLTGVATFPGVRCTYDQLDKIFKILGTPTEETWSGVTHLPGYSPHRLAFYPIRKLGLSFPRLYDVAEGDSMASSLLQLNPDERISAEAALRHPYFASLPRKLYELPDEVSIFSVEGCHLFTESRQTYADSRHSTLKT; encoded by the exons ATGGTGTGTTTTgaggggaaagagaaaaagctcTCAGACTTTTGCTTCGATGAATTTCATTTATCGGATTTCCCTAACCCCCCTCGTTCTCTACTTGAGATAAGATCGAGAACGAGAGGGAGGATATGGACTGTGTCAAGTGTGTGCTGTCTTGTAGGGGAACGTATACGTACATGTATATACACATCAATAC GAACCGTAACGATGAGGGACAAGAAAGGAGGGGCGCTCAGTCGAGtgcaaaaactgaaaaaacgacTGAGCCACAGCTTCGGTAGACTTT CGATATCGAAAGAAGAGGCTGACGACGTTACGAACCGAGGACCTTTGCCGTACAATGGCTATTCCGAGGAGTTCCTAGACCGTTTGGAACCAAACGGCAATATACCTACGGATAAAGATCGTCGATACG AATGGACAGGTGTCGGGGATCACGATAGAGTCCATCGTCAGCTCTCCGTATCGAGCGACTCGAAACTCCTCGATGAAGACATAAGGGAAGAGGCTCGAGTTATTTTGCGGCCACGACGTCCTCCACGACCAAAATCCGAGGTTTTTCTCGGTCCCGATCCACCACCCCGGAGAACAAAGAGATTTTCTGCGTTTGGG GGTGACTCGCCGTTCGGTAAATCCGAGGCTTACATAAAGCTGGAACAATTAGGGGAGGGCTCATACGCCACAGTGTTCAAGGGTTTCAGTCATTTGACCAATCAAGTTGTGGCTTTGAAGGAAATCAGACTCCAAGAGGAAGAGGGAGCACCGTTTACTGCCATACGCGAAGCCAGTCTTCTTAAGGAACTCAAACACAACAACATCGTGACGCTTCACGACATCATTCACACGCGCGAAACTCTCACGTTTGTGTTTGAGTATGTTCACACCGATCTTTCACAGTATATGGAAAAGTATGGCAGCGGCGGTGGTCTTGATCCACGGAACGTCAAGCTCTTCCTCTTTCAACTTTTACGAGGTCTCGCGTATTGTCACCGAAG GAGAGTGCTTCACCGTGACGTAAAACCTCAAAATCTTTTGATAAGTGAGATCGGTGAATTGAAGCTCGCTGATTTTGGTTTAGCGAGAGCAAAATCGGTGCCGTCGCATACGTATTCACACGAAGTTGTGACACTCTGGTACAGGCCACCGGACGTTCTCCTAGGTTCGACGGAATATTCGGGCTCGTTGGATATGTGGGGTGTAGGTTGTATATTTGTCGAGATGTTAACCGGCGTTGCGACGTTTCCCGGCGTACGTTGTACGTACGATCAGCTCGACAAGATATTCAAAATACTCGGAACACCGACCGAGGAAACTTGGTCGGGAGTAACTCATTTACCGGGTTACAGTCCCCACAGACTAGCATTTTATCCAATACGAAAACTCGGTCTCTCGTTTCCGAGGCTTTACGACGTCGCCGAGGGTGATAGCATGGCTTCCTCGTTGCTACAGCTCAATCCGGATGAACGGATAAGCGCCGAAGCGGCACTTCGGCATCCGTATTTTGCCTCGTTACCAAGAAAATTATACGAACTGCCTGATG AGGTGTCGATATTCAGCGTCGAAGGTTGTCATCTGTTCACGGAATCACGACAGACGTATGCGGACTCTCGTCACTCGACTCTCAAGACATGA